Sequence from the Castanea sativa cultivar Marrone di Chiusa Pesio chromosome 12, ASM4071231v1 genome:
GGGGGTCATAGAGGGCCTTAAGCCTAGGTCTTGAGCTGGCCCTGATCCATCCCAACATGGTCAAGCTTCAAATTAATAGACCCGTTGGCTGCTGTCAACCGTGACATAGAGTGAGATTGCCCAAAAATGCCTCTTGGGTGAATAGCCAGATACCAGTTGGGTTGTTATATTGGctcaactttctctctctttttcttttttcttttttgtggggTGGTTGTTTTTGGGTAGTTAAGGCTATTTGGTTGTGTTGGCTAGAAATTTGAACTTATTTTTAgggtaaaaacaaaatattttcttctaaaaaaattaaatatttgttcTCTCATTATTTTGGGTCattcattttatttcaattataacCCCTAAGTCTATTTCTTTGATTTATAGGctaaatattataacaaaaaatacattaaaaaaaatacatgtaccTAGAAGTCACATTAATAAACTGAACAACTAAAGAAACATAAGTGGGAACAAAAATTACAATGCTTAAAGAGTTGGCTTCTCCCGATGTTTTTCAAGGAAACATTCagtgttcaaacctcttctttatggttataactatcaaattaataatagaaTCTTAATTCCATCTCCCAGTGATACAGTGAAGCAACACAGAGATGTGTAGTTAATCTTATAATCGAAGCATACATGATGGATCACCATGTCTAGTTGATTTGACTTGTAAAAGTTGTCTTAGATGACTTGCACGCAGAAAATTCTGTAACTATATAAATGAATACATGTTAGGGACCAGATAAAGAAAATGTATAATTCCTTTTTAGCTATAAACTTTATAGCAGCAGGCTATACtgtaaaaatagatgaaaatgAAATGGTTTCTATTCAAAACTCTCTGAACCCAGACAAATTTGGTTCTTTCTTAAATAATCTCAAAGTGCAGATAAAATAAAAGTGCTGCtgaaaccctaaaaaaaaaataaaaaaaaaataaaaaaacaactttttttggATACATTTTATATGTCAGTAGCTAGGGAAGCTTTTGTGCTATTAGCATAACTGCGTAAGGGAAAACCAAAAGTGGATGATGAAGGTTGAGTGACTAAGCTAGGGAAGGCAAAGGTAACCATAAAACTAATTAGAAGACATTCAGTTATAGAATTTATTCCGCTTCCTTGAATCAGATGAAGCTGCTGGACCAATATATACTATAATCCACAACTCATGCATGTTTATCAGACTCACACAGCCATACACTTAGAAAACACTACACAAATCCAAACTTCAATGAACCAAACCAATAAACAACTGATCCATTGTTCAAATTCCACATATATCAAATGCGTACGTTTATTACATAAGCATCATACTCTCCATTCATGATATACAACATGTTCTTCAGTACCCTATTGTGGGAACTTAGTATGTCCCATAGGCATGTCTCCTTGATTAGGAACAGCAGGATTGCCCCATTGGTATTGAGGTTGTCCTATAGGCGTAGCTTCTTGATAAATACTAGTCCCCCCTGTAAACTGAGGTTGTGCCATAGCTATGTCTCCTTGAAAAAGATTGTTACTGTTCTTTTGCaaacttaaaatataagaaGCAAGACCCAATACCACACTTGCAAGGCACAAAATGGCACCCGCAGCAAAGACTCCAGGTTTCGTAACATAGCACCGGACGGTTGAGTTATAACTATTGTATGCAGATGCAAGCAATAACACAGCAGCCGCTATTACAACCGTGATCCTGCTCGATTGTGAAATAGACTAAATcaattgaaaagtgaaaaccaaTATGCAATGGATAATGTAACTCATATAAGCTAACCAAAGTGAGTGAAGGATGacttgaaaataacaaaaagtttggagataaaagaaacattCAACAATGCACTTCATTTGCAAAACTTGTTCACAAAATTCACCTAGCCCATTTCACAAGAGATCAAGTCGGAAGTGTATCTCTAAGAATTGAATTGTAacatttcttcaaaaaacaaaaaaaaaaaaactaattgtaaaatttttgaaattataagaTAGATATTGAAGAATTTAAAAACTCAAAGATATAGTTTGAAACTACCTTAAAGGTCTTCTGGATTTGTGTTAAGGCTCCCTTAGGGGGTTTACAGATCTTTAGCATGTTGatgataattttaaaaaagctcCTTAAAGCTGAAAAATTGCATTAAGGTATGGGGAATCTGAAtgctgccaaaaaaaaaatctggaacaTTTGAGtttaatggaaaataatgaATTAACATAATGTCCATATTATATTTCAGAATGACACCCAATATTGACCCACTTTGTTgattggtgtttttttttttttttttataagaaagttTAAACCTATGACGTCTGCTCATGATGATATCAGTTGTAGTTCTATACATGAAAGTGATATTACACTGATAATAATGTACCAcatcaataaattacaaaataattgtgATACTTGTTGTGtttaaagagaaattatatGTCCCACTTTTTGTGTTCCAGTTTATACTAAGGTTTATCAAAACCAAAAGTCTTCTATTGAAAAATGCTCTAGTTCAAATATGCCTCATTAAAAATAGGTGAAAATAAtgttttggtccctatattttggggtcattgtcaatttgatccctacattttgataGCAGTCAATTTGGTATCTATTATTTTTCATTCGCAACCAATTTGGTTCCAACTGTCAACACACTAATAGAAATTGactacaaattgaaaataacaagACCAAGTTAACTGGTACCAAAATATAGGACCAAAATCGTATTTTTAGACTTAACAATAAGATCTTATCCTGGATAAGACAAAAACAATCAAAACTTTAATAAAGTTTTATCAGCAAGTAGTGAAAGAAAGTTACCAGGAAAAGACAAAGCAGACCTGTGCTTTTATCCAGTTAGAGCTATTGGGATGAGAACCTCTtttgcaacaacaacaaatacaCCCAGTTGCAACACTAATAATTATTTGAGCTAAAATAATAGCCAGTAGTGCAACTAGACCAAGAGCTGTAGCTGGACTGTGTGGGCGTACACAATTGAAGCCGTCAAACATCACCTGAGAAACctgtaaataaaaattcttgttTAGAAGCCCTTGATGAATGTCAAAGATTGACGTAACAAAAGTTTAAGAACCTATTTCTAATCATTCTaggtaaattttattaataagtaTAGGAACAAACCCAATTTTACACCCAACTAATGTGTCCAATTGCGATCAGTGCATGATAAAAATGTTGTTAGTAATAGACCCCATTTGAAACTGATGTAACTTTCATTATAAGTTGACAACTCAACGGGATGTGAAATTGAATAACGTAACATCGTTGAATTTTTATTGacacccaaaatttgaaaagtaaaCCCCAACCCAAACCAAGTAAGCACAGAGGACCCATGGATAATCTGGTATCCGCAACTGGGAATTGTAGCCCAGGAATGGGAAAAAGAAGAGGGCCTTGAATAAAGTGCAAAGGGTCCAAAAATGGGTGCAAGGCAGGGGATCTTGAATGAGATTATTGCTCTGAAGCCCAAGAAGAAATGGGCAATTCAGACCCCAACAGAAAACAAACCTGACATAGTTGACCCGAAACCTGAACATTCAGTTCGGGTCGAGTCTCGGGCATGTTTCTTTCTTTAGACATCCATTTTAGGAATTTGAATCTTAAAAACCAATATGGAAAATATaggattttaatgagttgtttgaaaaatgatattgaaTTTGCATTAGGAAATTTTATTAACTACTTAATTTAATTTCCTTGAAATGAgcaataaaatttcaagttcaaaGCAATAATCTCATTCAAGATCCCCTgccttgaacttgaaatttgattattaaatactattattattgacttaaatttgaattcaaatttgaatttgaatttgaatttcaagTTCAATACtattaaatttgaatttcaagttCAAAGCAATAATCTCATTCAAAGAACCTCAAGTATCCGcaactactattaattaataaaggtagcattaataagtcaataataatagtatttaattaattaggtgaacacgtggtaagtttttattggtggagtatagaatGGAGCAAGAAAAGTgagatagaagatttggactctcaATAGAAAGCATGCTAATTagatcattttgaaaatttttaatctgGCACATTTCATTTAGCCTTTGCCTTTTTAGATTTGCAAATCCACGTGAGGTGGAATCTCTTAATTGAAACTATGAAATTAAGCTCATATAGTCATATAAGTTTTCATTCtctatttctttgttattttcttaattaattagtattttttttttgtacattttATTTGGGATTTGCTATgatttttgttgagaaattaattagttattttcaattcaattttatatCTTATTTCCAAATATAATCGGGTTAGTCAAGtttaagattttaaatttaaatttaagttgatatttttattggaaaagtttttaataagtaattaaatattttcCTAAATATGTTGGGTCATTAATATCAAGAGATTTCCTTTTAAggtttatttaaaatttgaattgaaaataaaatatataaagtataaaagatgaTAGAGCAGATTAGGTCAAgttttaaatacaaaaagagagagagagagagagagagagagagagagggagagagagggaaatTTATAATAGGAATTGatgttttatgaaaataaaaatatacaatttcaAAAGTCgatttttggggggggggggagcacTATATTagccaaataaaataaagattttacGGGTCGGGTTAAACCCGAATCCAACTCGAAATATATAAAAAGGCAagacccgaacccgacccgaGATACCACTTGCCCGGTCAAAGCCTTCATTCAGTTCGGTCGGGTCGGGGCGGGTTCAGAAGGATGAGGAAGTCCAGACTCCAGAGGAAAGAACCTAACATAGGGAAGATCAAGATCATGTCATCCATGACCATGAATCATGAATCATGATTCATGTATCACTCTTTAGTTAAGGGTAGATGGTTCGGTTGAAGCAAGTTAATAGTTGATAGACAGAGTAGTCTTTAATTCCATCTATCTATCTAAGCAGGCAAGTTTAAAACCAACAATTACCTAAGTAAACTGAATGTATTTCACACAGCGAAGCAAGCAACACAAGAAAATGCGTACACaagtttaaaattgaaaatattacaCACGCTCAATGGTTCATCGTTGATAAGCtagaaaaaacaacaacaacaaaattaaataaacccattgaaggaaaaaagcaaaacccagtattatatttatttgcttACCTTAATCCTTGTAGCCTCAGCAACAAAACCAAGAATAACTGATGAGAGGCCCAAGACTCCGATAACAGCACATATCACCACCACCCTTCGCTCCATCttcgctctctctctcctctctagAAGTTCTAAATAGTTTTGTCTATTACTCTCAGAGAATTGGTTAACCAATGTATGTTGGtgagctttttctttttgctgaatTGTGGCTTGTGGGTGAGTGAGCGGGTcactaattattattgttattattataggATATACCTAAAAACAATACTGTTACACTTACACGTCTCATTATATTATTAcacatatttcaagaaaaaaaattgaagaaagaggaagaagacgTGTACAGATGGATAATTCCCGAGTCTTGTGGGAATTATCcaaaaaacaaagttaaattAGAAATCATTGTGGGATCCAAGTAGAAACTTCGTTCGCATAAATTATTCAGTGCTGTGGTCCACCAACGTCCAACCAATTTGATAATATCTCCTTTGGTTGATAAAGTAATAAAGAACCAATTCGTCAAAACATGTGGGTTGAAGAAATTATCTCcggtttaaataaataaaaaaattatctctgGTAAAACCCGTCAAAACGTTTCGGTTGAGAATGTAATTGGCATGGGATccccaaaaatatatatatatatatataactaaccctttttaaaaatatatatggataAGATCACAATTGTCGTGCCCTACCATATGTATTGGATTGTATTATAAAATCTTATATTGAAAGTGTtcatagtttctcaaaaaaaaaaaaaaatgttcatgagCCGTATGATATTAATGTATTAGTTGCGTAttaattatacaatattacaAATAGTCCAATTTGTGAAACTATTCGACGGTtgaacttcaaatttttttccctaaaaaaattctctaaaaaatagTTAGAGTAAATCTTGTTGGGAAGTTTGGTCGGAGAGATAAAGTTGTTATCTATTTTGGATAAACAAACTGGGGAGGGAAAGgagtagagaaagagagagggagagtgattgagtcaatgaaaaattgaaagTGTTGGCAGTATAAAATTGGCGAAACTATATTATTAGTCCCTCAGGtttaaaaaaaccataaatCTTTAAGTTAATTACCATTTGTGTTTTTGTCTATATAGCTAATGGCAAAATgacctgaaatttttttatactactaGTGTTTTACAAAGTGATGTGACTATATGGTAATAGCCACATTTGGAGAATTTGGCAAGTTAGCAACTTAGCATTTGAGtcgttatttttttattttgttaaaatcctTACTAGGCTCTTCGTTTATttcttgtgagttgtgaccCACCCAAAACATCTTACTTCCTCTTCTCTCAATGGGTGCCACTATCTCTGACATTATGGTTGTTGCCACCGTTAGCCACACTTCCCTCTAATCCAAACAACTGATATCACCACCACATCAACCAGCACAAGAACCTCTTTGTCCCTCGCCAATTTCCATGGATCTCCATCCGTTATTTACCCCTTCTCTTCCAACCAATATTCACGGGATTTACCTTTTATTGCAAAGATATAAGTTTGGGTGCATATCTGTCTTTTATTGCACTGATCTGTGTTGGGTTTCCTACACTCAAACCTTAGACTATTCCCATTAACAAGAAAGGATTTATGAGAGAGAGTTAGTTTTATAAGACATTGTCTTCTTAAAGGTGGATCTCTCCAACCCATTAATCAATTTGCAAGCGATTTTTGTTGGCTTTGAGGTGCTCCGATGACTTGATCGGTGAATTGAAAGCAGCTAAGGAGAAGGGGAAAATAGGGAAAAAATGCACAAGCAAAAgcaaatctttttcttttctttttttttttcattataataaCCAATAATCAATTACAATTTATATGACACCTTGTAATTAAATAGTTGACTTGGCATTTGACACTTAAGTTGCCACATCAGTATGGAAATGCCACATCAATTAAAAGATGtcatatcattttttcattagTTATCTAGGCAATAATACTAATggcaattaataaaaaaagtaacaatgcttattttttaaacttgaagGACTAATAGTGCTCATTTGAAACTTAAGAGACCAATTACACTCACAGGATAAACTTATTTCTCCTATAAAATTTTAGGGGTTTGACTTTTGGGTAAtcggttttttttaaaattaatattagtatttttgtttgaaatatttttttaaaaattaattcttttatttttgtttaaaagttttataatttacCTGGCTTAAATTGCTCCTGCTGTTATACGTTAAtctatggggaaaaaaaagtgttactacctacatttataatataattttaaatatctatattatatataagagaaTTTCCCTTTTTGAACTaaacttttatgtggttcaaaaatactcttattaatgaagggtaacttCTCTTAAAAACAAGGTTATAAATGtcaattaataaatttcattttgaatttaaaagaaGAATTCCTAAAAATTTAGgacatttttttccctttaggtATAAAAATTTAGCCCTTTTGTTCATTCCACTAAGTATTCAGTCTAGGTTTCCCCTTCCCCTTCCCCTATtccaaatcaaaaaaagaatcGGTTTAAAGTCGAGTCTAGTCCCACATTGCTTAGGTCTATGTTAAGATAGGGACTTATAACTTGTTTGGCGActctaactgccgcatgcagttttggagTTAGCATGTGAGTTTAAGTTCTTATTCCATTCTGCTAAGTATTCAATTCAAGTTTCCCTTCCCCtattccaaataaaataaaataaaaaaagccatttttatcttatttttaaaatttatcattcttTTCCCTCAcgtttatcttatttttaaagaaattatagtTACTATTtgtctttaaaatttattatttttatttgttttataaatacaaattattaacttttaccaaaaaatataaaagaaccTCTGAACACATACAACACGCGTATTTAGAGGCTAGTGTTAATATAACAAACTTTTTCAAATATTGCTAGGAgtataaatttgttaaaacatcTAAAATAATAGGAGAAAATCTACCTAGTGTTAGAAGATtgctaatttttacattataatttatttatttttatattaattagtttattaaaataattatgttaaaatgcaaaacatattctctaaatttgacaaattcaatgaagaatttatttattttcatattaattaatatattaaaataattaaactaaaaatgCAGAACATACTCTCTAAATCTcaccaaaattttagttttctagCTTCACTTATGTTGAATTGAGTTTTATCATCTTCAAGTTTATTCCATTAAGGTTTTTTGTCACTTCCACTAAAGAATTGCCGTTAGTTTTGACtttcccttaaaaaataaaaacaaaaaattaataaagattaatttcctttaaaaaaaatttattttgaaagtcTCTATCAAATTAATGGAAATAAACGGAAGAACATCAATAAATCCACCAAACtttcctgaaaaaaaaaaaaaaaaaaaaaaaaaaaaagatagaagaaaTGGAATTTATAATTAACTAATTTTCCTTCCAAATCTTGGCATTATCATCCACAAACACAATCACTAAATAAAAACCATCACAGTACAATTTAAATCTCCTCCCAAACTGCAAAAGCTATCATATTTTggatcaaagagagagagtgagaaattGATTGAGAATGTCGCCACTGTGCAAGAAGAGCTCGACGTGGCGGTGGTTGGTAAGGAGGAGAAAGGAGTTGAAGCCTTTCTTCATAACCTGAGCTGGAAAGCCCCAATTCTCTCGTACACTTCTCTCTCACTCATCAAATCAATCAGCTTTTCCTCTCAAAGCCGAACCTGACAAGGAGTTGAAACCCCTAAAGGTTGTTTCATTACCATTGAATTGTGTCTAAATTAGTCCCGTCCAAAAGGCATATTTGATATTTCACATCTTTAATAATAACCCATCCAACTCATAACAATATAGAATGTTTCAGATTACATATACATCCTAGGAAAAGACAAGTTCAAAGAATTTACTGGTGCTAGCAAACA
This genomic interval carries:
- the LOC142618416 gene encoding protein DESIGUAL 2-like, with the translated sequence MERRVVVICAVIGVLGLSSVILGFVAEATRIKVSQVMFDGFNCVRPHSPATALGLVALLAIILAQIIISVATGCICCCCKRGSHPNSSNWIKAQVCFVFSWITVVIAAAVLLLASAYNSYNSTVRCYVTKPGVFAAGAILCLASVVLGLASYILSLQKNSNNLFQGDIAMAQPQFTGGTSIYQEATPIGQPQYQWGNPAVPNQGDMPMGHTKFPQ